From a region of the Arachis ipaensis cultivar K30076 chromosome B09, Araip1.1, whole genome shotgun sequence genome:
- the LOC107616054 gene encoding uncharacterized protein LOC107616054 produces MDPAVKLNSEEGELLSNITQYRRLIGRLLYLTLSRPDITYAVNKLSQFVSKPRVPHLQSVHHLLHYLKDTPGQGLYFAAASPLLLRAYADADWALCVDARRSITGYCVFFGDSLVSWKSVKQSTVLRSSAESEYRALAAVASEVTWMRGLLKDFHINIGSFSSVL; encoded by the coding sequence ATGGACCCTGCTGTGAAGCTCAACAGTGAGGAGGGCGAGTTATTGTCAAATATTACTCAATATAGAAGGTTGATTGGAAGGTTGTTGTACCTAACATTGTCTCGACCAGACATTACATATGCTGTAAATAAACTTAGTCAATTCGTGTCAAAGCCTCGAGTACCTCATCTTCAATCAGTACATCATCTCTTACACTACCTCAAAGACACGCCAGGACAGGGTCTGTACTTTGCAGCAGCATCCCCTTTGTTATTAAGAGCTTATGCTGATGCTGATTGGGCTTTATGTGTGGATGCTAGGAGGTCAATTACAGGTTATTGCGTGTTTTTTGGAGACTCTTTAGTGTCTTGGAAGTCTGTCAAGCAAAGTACAGTTTTGAGATCGTCAGCAGAATCAGAATACAGAGCATTAGCAGCTGTAGCTAGTGAAGTAACTTGGATGAGAGGACTTCTCAAAGACTTTCACATAAACATAGGGTCTTTCAGCAGTGTACTGTGA